The genomic DNA GGTTGGAAGTCGATCGAACGATGCTAGTAGGGTTCGAGTCGTTGACTGACGAGCGGCCGTGGGCGGAGATCGGCACACCGATCGAACCATCAATACCGAATGCGCTGTTGCTGGCTCTGATGATTCCGATGTTGCAGGAAATCTACGTGCTCGAAGATGCGCCAGATGTGAGGCTGCACGGTATCGAGAAGCTGAGTTTCCTCTCTTCCGCGCCATTCAATTCAGGCTTGCGGGTGGCCGCGACCGTCAAAGCAGTGCAGCCCATGGGCGAGCATTGGCAACTGATTCTGTCGTGCGAGATGGAGTGTGACGTGACGTTCGAACCGGTTTTGGAAGCCGACGTGACATACCGCTTCCGTTCGGCGGTGGCCAAAGCAACACCTATGCTGTCGCTGTGCAGAAGCGGATGAGACGGAGTGGCATCGTCAAGAATCGCAAGGACTGGATTTAACATGTAGTAATACGAAGTAACGATACTAAAACATATGAAACTAGGAGACGGAGATGAGGTATTGGAGATGGGCATCGACAGCCGCCGTTCTATTGATTTCTGCAAAAGCTTCGGCGCAAAGCAATGTATTGATCTACGGCATTATCGACTACGGCTTGAACTTCGTGAACAACGCGCAAACGGCCGTGCCGGGCGGCGGCCGGACAGGTAGTCACCAATACGCAATGAGCAGCAGCATCATGCAGGGCAACCGGCTGGGTTTTCGCGGAACAGAAGACC from Paraburkholderia terrae includes the following:
- a CDS encoding acyl dehydratase is translated as MLSGVDGVRACIGFHLGHSDWLEVDRTMLVGFESLTDERPWAEIGTPIEPSIPNALLLALMIPMLQEIYVLEDAPDVRLHGIEKLSFLSSAPFNSGLRVAATVKAVQPMGEHWQLILSCEMECDVTFEPVLEADVTYRFRSAVAKATPMLSLCRSG